A stretch of the Rosa rugosa chromosome 5, drRosRugo1.1, whole genome shotgun sequence genome encodes the following:
- the LOC133708049 gene encoding probable indole-3-pyruvate monooxygenase YUCCA10: MENNVFENASVVIVGAGPSGIATSALLNSMLVPNLVFEREDCCASLWKKRSYDRLSLHLAKNFCSLPLMPHPFSTATFMSKDTFISYMDEYVSRFNVNPHYCHNVESAFYEEADKKWKVEVKNTRVTDKEVCPQVYYADFLVVATGENSQAIIPELPGLETFNGKVIHASDYKCGASFKDKSVLVIGCGNSGMEISNDLSENGAHASIVVRSQLHVLSREIVRIGMILLNFVPVNMVDRFVSFLAMFSYSDLPSYGIHQPAEGPFFYKTLTGKTPVIDRGTIKKIRSQKIKVFPGIEKIHNNIVEFKNGALQRFDAIVLATGYRSVAHNWLKDYKFIFNEDDKPKNKYPNHWKGEKGVYSVGFTGRGIQGISSDSKAVAEDIYQLVMAQKPTYAARMV; encoded by the exons ATGGAGAACAATGTGTTTGAGAATGCTTCGGTGGTGATAGTAGGCGCCGGCCCGTCAGGCATTGCAACCTCAGCGCTGCTCAACTCCATGTTGGTGCCAAACCTCGTCTTCGAGAGGGAAGACTGTTGTGCTTCCCTCTGGAAGAAACGGTCCTACGACCGTTTGAGTCTTCATTTGGCGAAAAACTTTTGCTCTCTGCCTCTCATGCCGCACCCATTCAGCACTGCAACTTTCATGTCCAAAGACACGTTCATAAGCTATATGGACGAGTACGTTTCCCGTTTCAACGTCAACCCCCATTACTGTCACAATGTTGAGTCGGCTTTTTACGAAGAAGCTGATAAAAAATGGAAGGTTGAAGTGAAGAACACTAGGGTGACTGATAAGGAGGTTTGCCCCCAAGTGTACTATGCGGATTTCTTAGTGGTGGCCACCGGAGAAAATAGCCAGGCAATTATCCCAGAGTTGCCTGGACTGGAGACCTTTAATGGAAAGGTTATTCATGCGAGTGATTATAAATGTGGAGCGAGTTTTAAAGATAAGAGTGTGTTGGTCATTGGTTGTGGCAATTCTGGCATGGAGATTAGTAATGATCTCTCAGAAAATGGAGCTCATGCATCCATTGTTGTTAGAAGCCAA CTTCATGTACTTAGCAGAGAAATTGTACGAATTGGGATGATACTGTTGAATTTCGTCCCGGTGAATATGGTAGACAGGTTCGTTTCATTTCTTGCCATGTTTAGCTACAGTGATCTGCCCAGCTATGGGATTCATCAACCAGCTGAAGGCCCTTTTTTCTACAAAACACTTACTGGAAAGACTCCGGTAATCGATCGTGGAACTATCAAGAAAATTCGCTCCCAAAAGATTAAG GTTTTCCCAGGAATAGAGAAGATACACAACAATATTGTGGAATTCAAAAATGGTGCCCTCCAGCGTTTCGATGCCATTGTGTTGGCAACTGGTTATCGAAGCGTTGCGCACAACTGGCTCAAG GATTATAAGTTCATTTTTAATGAGGATGACAAGCCTAAGAACAAGTATCCAAACCACTGGAAAGGAGAAAAGGGCGTCTACTCTGTTGGATTCACAGGGAGGGGAATTCAAGGGATTTCGTCGGATTCTAAGGCTGTTGCTGAAGATATCTATCAGCTTGTAATGGCACAGAAACCCACTTATGCTGCAAGAATGGTTTAG
- the LOC133709415 gene encoding uncharacterized protein LOC133709415 has translation MGTISPTQLDYYEDMWKLESDATLVALVKGEDGRTALVLDRTVFHPQGGGQPADTGFVAVAVAGSEVKFVVQDVRSKDGVVYHYGLVENCGEGWEADFEKGREVVLHVDESRRKLNSRLHSAGHLLDVCMKNVGLGDLKAGKGYHFPQGPYVEYIGIVPQKDVQSKQKELELEANALISRGGKVFVASLPYEEACKLCGECLPDYIPKDSTPRIVKMGTNPGCPCGGTHVSDVSEIISVTVSQIRTKKGFTKVFYNVGP, from the exons ATGGGCACGATCAGCCCCACGCAGCTTGATTACTACGAAGACATGTGGAAGCTTGAATCCGATGCCACACTGGTAGCGTTGGTCAAA GGTGAAGACGGACGGACGGCTTTGGTGTTGGACCGGACGGTGTTCCATCCGCAAGGCGGCGGTCAACCGGCGGACACAGGCTTCGTCGCCGTCGCCGTCGCCGGTTCGGAGGTCAAGTTCGTCGTGCAAGATGTGCGGTCCAAGGACGGTGTA GTTTACCACTACGGTTTGGTTGAGAATTGCGGTGAGGGATGGGAAGCGGATTTTGAGAAGGGGAgagaggtggtgttgcatgttgATGAGTCTAGGCGCAAGCTTAATTCTAG GCTTCACTCAGCTGGGCATTTGCTAGATGTGTGTATGAAGAATGTGGGATTGGGTGATTTAAAGGCAGGCAAAGGGTACCATTTCCCTCAAGG GCCATATGTGGAATATATAGGCATAGTTCCACAGAAAGATGTGCAAAGTAAGCAGAAAGAGTTGGAGTTAGAAGCTAATGCATTGATATCGAGAGGAGGGAAG GTCTTTGTTGCATCACTACCATATGAAGAAGCATGTAAGCTGTGTGGTGAATGTCTTCCCGATTACATTCCAAAG GACAGCACTCCTCGTATTGTGAAGATGGGGACCAATCCGGGCTGCCCGTGTGGTGGTACTCATGTTTCTGATGTTTCAGAGATCATCAGTGTTACA GTTTCTCAAATACGGACCAAAAAAGGATTCACGAAGGTCTTTTACAATGTTGGTCCCTAA
- the LOC133711288 gene encoding putative F-box protein At1g67623, translating to MASLSTTRNEVFSSLAKIRNKVRKRRSRKEGHNVSAMKSLPNDLLLEVIAKVASNSFDDLCRIRQTCKEFKEAGQEDYIFQHVSIEKFPLFPLRKRKRFSELMRRCQKCGNAEALYRQGVLDLFSLRKRYEFESGFECLEKAAAKGHIEATYLYGVFLTCVGGEAKQQGLQSLCSLNSKNLSESRERFMTYIQSMWVNNVLVRKILAYNDRVKACSQCGNLQNNFVTKRGWDDVYDEGDNLNGCGSCKMNREVNIFCDRLRSSTYVNSL from the coding sequence ATGGCGTCTCTCTCAACGACAAGGAATgaggttttttcttctttggcaAAGATAAGGAACAAGGTTAGAAAGCGTAGGTCAAGAAAGGAAGGTCATAACGTTTCGGCCATGAAGTCACTTCCCAACGATCTTTTGTTGGAAGTGATTGCTAAGGTTGCTTCGAATTCTTTCGATGATCTTTGCCGCATTAGGCAAACTTGCAAGGAGTTTAAAGAGGCGGGGCAAGAGGACTATATTTTTCAACATGTATCGATCGAAAAGTTTCCACTCTTTCCTTTGAGAAAAAGGAAACGATTTTCTGAATTAATGAGACGTTGCCAAAAGTGTGGCAATGCAGAGGCTCTGTATAGACAAGGAGTGCTTGATCTTTTTAGCTTGAGGAAGCGATATGAATTCGAATCGGGATTCGAGTGTTTGGAGAAAGCTGCAGCAAAAGGTCACATAGAAGcaacgtatctttatggggtaTTCTTAACTTGTGTAGGAGGTGAGGCGAAGCAACAAGGTCTACAATCCTTGTGTAGTCTCAATAGTAAAAATTTAAGTGAATCAAGAGAAAGGTTTATGACTTACATTCAAAGTATGTGGGTGAATAATGTCCTAGTACGTAAAATACTTGCCTACAATGATCGTGTTAAAGCATGCAGCCAATGCGGAAATTTGCAGAATAATTTCGTAACTAAACGAGGCTGGGACGATGTTTACGACGAAGGTGATAACTTAAATGGGTGTGGTTCATGCAAGATGAATAGAGAAGTTAATATTTTTTGTGATAGATTACGTAGCTCTACATATGTCAATTCATTGTGA
- the LOC133713175 gene encoding probable indole-3-pyruvate monooxygenase YUCCA10 — MENIVSENALVVIVGAGPSGIATSALLNSMSVSNIVFEREDCCASLWKKRSYDRLSLHLAKKFCSLPLMPHPFSTATFMSKDTFIDYVDEYVSRFNVNPRYCHNVESAFYEEADQKWKVEVKNTRAADKEVSFQVYNADFLVIATGENSQAIIPELPGLETFKGKVIHASDYKCGASLKDKSVLVIGCGNSGMEISNDLSENGAHACIVVRSQLHVLSREIVRIGMVLLDFLPVNMVDKFVSFLAKFSYSDLPNYGIHQPTEGPFFYKALTGKTPVIDRGTIKKIRSRKIKVFPGIEKIHDNIVEFKNGALQCFDAIVLATGYRSVAHNWLKDYKLILDDDDKPKNRYPYHWKGEKGLYCVGFSGRGIQGISSDSKAVAQDIYRILMAQKFAYAPGSSNGLA; from the exons ATGGAGAACATTGTGTCTGAGAATGCATTGGTGGTGATAGTAGGCGCCGGCCCCTCAGGCATTGCAACCTCAGCGCTACTCAACTCCATGTCGGTGTCAAACATTGTTTTTGAGAGGGAAGACTGTTGTGCTTCCCTTTGGAAGAAACGGTCCTACGACCGTTTGAGTCTTCATTTGGCAAAAAAATTTTGCTCTCTTCCTCTTATGCCGCACCCATTTAGCACTGCAACTTTCATGTCCAAAGACACGTTCATAGACTATGTGGATGAGTATGTTTCCCGTTTCAATGTCAACCCCCGTTATTGTCACAATGTTGAGTCGGCTTTTTACGAAGAAGCTGATCAGAAATGGAAGGTTGAAGTGAAGAACACTAGGGCGGCTGATAAGGAGGTTTCCTTTCAAGTGTACAACGCAGATTTCTTGGTGATTGCCACCGGAGAAAATAGCCAGGCGATTATCCCAGAGTTGCCTGGACTGGAGACCTTTAAAGGAAAGGTTATTCATGCGAGTGATTATAAATGTGGAGCGAGTTTGAAAGATAAGAGTGTGTTGGTTATTGGTTGTGGCAATTCTGGCATGGAGATTAGTAATGATCTCTCGGAGAATGGAGCTCATGCATGCATTGTTGTTAGGAGCCAA CTTCATGTACTCAGCAGAGAAATTGTACGGATTGGGATGGTACTGTTGGATTTCCTCCCGGTGAATATGGTGGACAAGTTCGTTTCATTTCTCGCCAAGTTTAGCTACAGTGATCTACCCAACTATGGGATTCATCAACCGACTGAAGGTCCTTTCTTCTATAAAGCACTTACGGGAAAGACTCCGGTAATTGATCGTGGAACTATCAAGAAAATTCGCTCCAGAAAGATTAAG GTTTTCCCAGGAATAGAAAAGATACACGACAATATTGTGGAATTCAAAAATGGTGCCCTCCAGTGTTTTGATGCCATTGTGTTGGCAACTGGTTATCGAAGCGTAGCACACAACTGGCTCAAG GATTATAAGCTCATTCTTGATGATGACGACAAGCCTAAGAACAGGTATCCATACCATTGGAAAGGAGAGAAGGGCCTTTACTGTGTTGGATTTTCTGGGAGAGGGATTCAGGGAATCTCGTCGGATTCTAAGGCTGTTGCTCAAGATATCTATCGAATTTTAATGGCACAGAAGTTCGCTTATGCTCCAGGCTCCAGCAATGGTTTAGCCTGA